The following DNA comes from Nitrospirota bacterium.
TGACACATAGAACCTGCTCCCCTTGCCAACCTCCGATTCAACCCATACCTTTCCGTTATGCCTCTCAACTATCTTTCTGACAATAGTGAGCCCGAGGCCTATCCCGCTTACTGTAACATCCAGCTTGTGAAATATCTCAAATATATCCTGATGGTATTCAGGAGCTATTCCAATGCCGTTGTCTTCCACGCAATAAATGGAATGCCTGTCCTCTCTGTATCCTGAAACCCTGATGATGCCGGGACGCTCAGGCTGAAGGTATTTAAGGGCGTTACCCATGAGGTGCGTGAAGATCTCTGTCATCATCTTTCTGTCAGCCGTGCAGCGGGGCAGTTCCGATATCTCAAGCCTCGCGCCGGCCCCCTGGATATCCGGTTTCAGGCTCTCTTTGATGCCAGATATCATGGAGTCCATATCTATCTCTTCCATGGCAAGTTCGTGTTTTCTTAAACTCAGAAACCGGATAATGCCGTTATGCAGTGAGTCTATTTTGTGGGCATTGGAAGTGATCAGCCGCACTTCCTCGTCAATGGCGCTGTTTATGATGGAGACGGCGTTCTCCCTCATATCAGCAGTCATTTCCATGTGCTGCATCACGGCCTGGAGTTCGTGCATTGAGCTTTTCAGTTCAAAACTGTAGCCCTGTATGTTTACGAGAGGCGAACGGAGGTCATGGATAGTTACAGAAAGCAGCTGTTCATAATCGCTGTTTATCCGCAGAAGTTCTTTGTTGTTTTTTTCCAGTTCTTCATAAAGTTTTTTCTGCTGCAGCCACCACAGTATCAGCCCTGATAATCCGAGGAACCATATAATTCCGTGGCCTGTTGACATCCCGATGACCGCTTTATCTGCTTTTTCCAATTGGGGCGACATGGGAACCGAAACGCTTATGCCGCCGCGGACATCTCCTGTTTTGTAGCCTTGTGCCGCGTGGCATTTAAGGCACCTTTCCTCAACTATCAAAGGCCGCATCATGCGCATGAAGTCTTCCCCGTTCTCCATCTCTTCAATGGAGCTTACTTCTCTCACTCCCTTCTCAAACTCTCTGAGCGCCATGGACTCCCATGTGTCGGGGCTGTTCCCGGGCCGCAGCGGATTCAGGCTTGTTATATGCCCCCGGCGGCTGACGCCCGCTTCATGCATCAACTCATTCACCTGGCGTGTCATATACGCGGGGTTTATCAGGGTGAGCTTAATGCCTTCCGTGGTCGTTATGTCTCTATCGGGAACATGGCTCAGGTACGGGTTCGGAGGTGTCTTGTCTGTTACAGGCACATATACTCCGCCATGGCTTGAGTTCCAGCGGCGGTACTGTATATCGTCATCATATATGGCATGCGCCAGGATAAGCGCTTCACTTTTTGCCCCCTGTTTTATATTGTGAATATCCCATGCCAGCAGCCCGATGATCAACATGGTCCAGAAGCCTGTCAATATCAGCATATAGCTGAGGGATGCGTAGTTATTTTTCATGTGATGGATGTTTGAAAATATATTATTCATGATTATTCAACCTTTTATTAAATTAACGCCCCCGGCTTCGCCACCCCCTCTTAACCTAAGAGGGGGAAGGGGGGAGTTACTTATCCCGGCAATGACACATAAAACCTGCTCCCCTTGCCGATCTCCGACTCAACCCATACCTTTCCGCCGTGCCTCTCCACTATCTTTTTTACTATGCTGAGGCCGAGGCCTTCTCCGCCGGACCTTCTATTTGCCTGATAGAAGATATCGAATATATTCCCCAGGTATTCAGGCGCGATGCCTATGCCGTTGTCTTCAACGCAATAGATGTTATGGCCGTCTTCCCTGTGGCCTGAAACCCTGATCATGCCGGGACGCGACGGGTCGAGGTATTTAAGAGCGTTTCCTATCAAATTTGAAAATGCCTGGTTCATCTGCTGAAGGTCACCGGTGCATGAAGGGAGTCCTGATGCCTCGTATCCCGCGCCTTTTTCTTTAAACTGATATTCAAAGGTTGAGGTGACATCATGCACAAGCCTGTTCATATCAAGTTCATCCATCTCAAGCTTTGCCTTGCCTGAGCGGGAAAGCCTCAGCAGCCCTGCAAGCAGGGAGTCCATCTTTGCAACGCTCTTGTCTATATACTTCACGGATTCAGGGATATCTTTTTCTATCAGGAATGCGATCTTCTCTTTGCGGGCTTCCGGCATATCTGTTTCTTTCAGAAGGTCATTGAGTTCCTGAAGAGAGTAACCGATCTCCTTGTGATAGCCTTCGACATTGACAAGCGGCGCGCGCAGGTCATGAGAGGTTACATAAATTATCTGCTGAAGTTCCCTTGCCAGTTCATTCAGTTTCTCTTCCGTCTTCTTGCGTTCAATGATGTCCTGTTCGAGTTTGTAAATGTTCTCCTTTAACTCAAATGCCATCTTGTTGAAGCTTGCGGATAAAACCCCTGTCTCGTCATTGGATTGGACTTCTATTCTGTGGCCATAGTCGCCCGCGCCTATCTTCTCCGCTCCGGCAGTGAGCATCTTAAGCGGCTTGAGCGCGCTGGTAACAATGATATTGATCAGCAATATCCCGATCCCGAGGAATATCATGGTAATAAGAACAATCGTCCACATCGTCTGAGAGACGTTTTTTCTGATACGGTTTTCCGAGATGCCCACGTGGGCTGTCCCGAGGTTGTGAAATAGCGGGACGGAAAATTCCTGTATATAACCTTTTTCAGTATCAAGCAGCTTTAAGGAATATGCCTGGCCAGGAGCAGGAGCGTTGATCCCTTTCAGGCCCGCGGGGAACCCGTCTTCAAAGGTGTGGGCCATAACCATGCCTTTTGAACTGATGAGATATATGTATGATATGTCTTCCTCGTTTTTCATCATGTCATCAATAAGATTTTGAAGCTTTAATATATTCTGCGTGAGGATGAAGTCGGTTGAATTGGCAGAAAGATTTTTAGTGATGATCAAACCATGATGTGTCAGTTCATGCTTCAGGGAATGGGTCCATACCTTGTTTACAAACAGGGCTGTCAGAAAACCCAGAAGAATGATGACCAGGCTGGTGGCGATAAGAAACTTGGCCTTGAGCCCGATGTCCGGAAAGAGTGTCTTCATTTTATCTGTTTCAGTTTTGATTTTCATTAAGGAACCTTTGCATCTCCCTTATGGAATCGTACGCGCTGTCATCTATACGGACAAATCGGTCTATCTTTACCTTCTCCAAAATAGAACGGCCTTCAGCGTCAAGGTGCATATTGAGAAGTATGTCACGAAGTTTTGCTTTCAGCTCAGGCGCCATGCCCGCAGGGATGACCACAGGCGGTATTCCGTACGGAGGGGACTTTATCATTATTTTGGTCTTAGAGGTGAATTCAGGCTCTGTCGCGTCGGCATAATCCC
Coding sequences within:
- a CDS encoding HAMP domain-containing histidine kinase is translated as MKIKTETDKMKTLFPDIGLKAKFLIATSLVIILLGFLTALFVNKVWTHSLKHELTHHGLIITKNLSANSTDFILTQNILKLQNLIDDMMKNEEDISYIYLISSKGMVMAHTFEDGFPAGLKGINAPAPGQAYSLKLLDTEKGYIQEFSVPLFHNLGTAHVGISENRIRKNVSQTMWTIVLITMIFLGIGILLINIIVTSALKPLKMLTAGAEKIGAGDYGHRIEVQSNDETGVLSASFNKMAFELKENIYKLEQDIIERKKTEEKLNELARELQQIIYVTSHDLRAPLVNVEGYHKEIGYSLQELNDLLKETDMPEARKEKIAFLIEKDIPESVKYIDKSVAKMDSLLAGLLRLSRSGKAKLEMDELDMNRLVHDVTSTFEYQFKEKGAGYEASGLPSCTGDLQQMNQAFSNLIGNALKYLDPSRPGMIRVSGHREDGHNIYCVEDNGIGIAPEYLGNIFDIFYQANRRSGGEGLGLSIVKKIVERHGGKVWVESEIGKGSRFYVSLPG
- a CDS encoding DUF3365 domain-containing protein translates to MNNIFSNIHHMKNNYASLSYMLILTGFWTMLIIGLLAWDIHNIKQGAKSEALILAHAIYDDDIQYRRWNSSHGGVYVPVTDKTPPNPYLSHVPDRDITTTEGIKLTLINPAYMTRQVNELMHEAGVSRRGHITSLNPLRPGNSPDTWESMALREFEKGVREVSSIEEMENGEDFMRMMRPLIVEERCLKCHAAQGYKTGDVRGGISVSVPMSPQLEKADKAVIGMSTGHGIIWFLGLSGLILWWLQQKKLYEELEKNNKELLRINSDYEQLLSVTIHDLRSPLVNIQGYSFELKSSMHELQAVMQHMEMTADMRENAVSIINSAIDEEVRLITSNAHKIDSLHNGIIRFLSLRKHELAMEEIDMDSMISGIKESLKPDIQGAGARLEISELPRCTADRKMMTEIFTHLMGNALKYLQPERPGIIRVSGYREDRHSIYCVEDNGIGIAPEYHQDIFEIFHKLDVTVSGIGLGLTIVRKIVERHNGKVWVESEVGKGSRFYVSLPDINK